The Enterobacter asburiae genomic sequence GAACCTGACCTCCCGTTCCGGCCGCGCCGCGGTTAAACACCGTATGGAAGAGATGGGTTATAAGGACAGTGATTACAACATGGATCAGCTGTACGACGCCTTCCTGAAGCTGGCCGACAAAAAAGGTCAGGTGTTTGACTATGACCTGGAAGCGCTGGCCTTTATTAACAAGCAGCAGGAAGAGCCTGAGCACTTCCGTCTGGATTACTTCAACGTGCAGTCCGGCTCCAGCGACATCGCCACCGCCTCGGTCAAACTGGCCTGCGGTGATGAAATTAAAGCAGAGGCCGCTAACGGTAACGGCCCTGTCGATGCCATCTACCAGGCGATTAATCGCGTCACCGAGTACGACGTTGAGCTGGTGAAGTATGACCTGACGGCCAAGGGCCACGGCAAAGATGCACTGGGTCAGGTCGACATTGTTGTTACCCACAATGGCCGCCGCTTCCACGGCGTGGGCCTGGCGACCGATATCGTTGAATCCTCCGCGAAAGCGATGGTGCATGTTCTGAACAACATCTGGCGCGCCGCCGAAGTCGAAAAAGAGTTGCAACGCAAAGCTCAGAATAAAGAGAACAACAAGGAAACCGTGTAATGTCGAAGAATTACCATATTGCTGTGTTGCCGGGCGACGGTATTGGTCCGGAAGTGATGGCACAGGCGTTGAAAGTACTGGAAGCCGTTCGCGCGCGTTTTGCGATGAAAATCACCACCAGCCACTACGACGTGGGCGGTATTGCGATTGATAACCACGGTACGCCGCTGCCGAAAGCGACCGTGGAAGGCTGCGAAAATGCCGATGCCGTGCTGTTTGGTTCCGTCGGTGGCCCGAAATGGGAACACCTGCCGCCGGCAGAGCAGCCAGAGCGCGGCGCGCTGCTGCCGCTGCGTAAACATTTCAAGCTGTTCAGCAACCTGCGTCCGGCGAAGCTGTATCAGGGTCTGGAAGAGTTCTGCCCGCTGCGCGCGGATATCGCCGCCAACGGTTTCGACATTCTGTGCGTGCGTGAGCTGACCGGCGGGATCTACTTCGGTCAGCCAAAAGGCCGCGAAGGCAGCGGACAACACGAGAAAGCGTTTGACACCGAGGTGTATCACCGTTTCGAAATCGAACGTATCGCCCACATCGCGTTCGAGTCGGCGCGCAAACGCCGCCATAAAGTGACCTCCATTGATAAAGCGAACGTGCTGCAGTCTTCCATTTTGTGGCGCGAGATCGTCAGTGAAGTTGCTAAGCAGTATCCGGACGTCGCGCTGTCGCACATGTACATCGACAACGCGACCATGCAGCTGATTAAAGATCCGTCCCAGTTTGACGTGCTGCTGTGCTCCAACCTGTTCGGCGATATCCTCTCTGACGAGTGCGCGATGATCACCGGCTCGATGGGCATGCTGCCCTCCGCAAGCCTGAATGAAGAAGGCTTTGGACTGTACGAGCCTGCGGGCGGCTCCGCGCCGGATATCGCAGGCAAAAACATTGCCAACCCGATTGCGCAGATCCTCTCCCTGGCCCTGCTGCTGCGCTACAGCCTGGATGCAGGCGAGGCAGCAACCGCAATTGAAAACGCCATTAACCGGGCGTTAGAAGAAGGCGTCCGTACCGGCGATTTGGCACGCGGCACGGCAGCAGTCAGTACCGATGAAATGGGCGACATTATTGCCCGCTATGTCGCTGAAGGGGTGTAATCATGGCTAAGACGTTATATGAAAAGTTGTTTGATGCGCACGTTGTTTACGAGGCGCCAAACGAAACCCCGCTGCTGTACATTGACCGCCACCTGGTGCACGAAGTGACCTCTCCTCAGGCATTTGACGGCCTGCGCGCGCACAAGCGCCCGGTACGTCAGCCGGGTAAAACCTTCGCGACGATGGATCACAACGTATCCACCCAGACCAAAGACATCAATGCCTCGGGTGAGATGGCGCGTATCCAGATGCAGGAGCTGATTAAGAACTGCAATGAATTTGGCGTTGAGCTGTACGACCTCAACCATCCGTACCAGGGCATTGTCCACGTGATGGGGCCTGAGCAAGGGATCACCCTGCCGGGCATGACCATCGTCTGCGGTGACTCCCATACCGCGACCCACGGCGCGTTTGGCGCCCTGGCGTTCGGGATTGGCACTTCCGAAGTGGAACATGTGCTGGCAACGCAGACCCTGAAACAGGGCCGCGCCAAAACCATGAAGATCGAAGTGAAGGGTAAAGCCGCACCGGGTATTACCGCAAAAGACATCGTGCTGGCCATCATCGGTAAAACCGGCAGCGCAGGCGGCACCGGTCATGTTGTTGAGTTCTGCGGGGAGGCCATCCAGGCGCTGAGCATGGAGGGGCGCATGACCCTGTGCAATATGGCCATTGAGATGGGCGCAAAAGCCGGTCTGGTCGCGCCGGACGAAACCACTTTCAACTACGTGAAGGGTCGTCTGCACGCGCCGAAAGGTCAGGATTTTGACGACGCGGTCGCGTACTGGAAAACCCTGAAAACCGACGATGGGGCAACGTTTGATACCGTCGTCACGCTGCAGGCTGAAGAGATTGCCCCGCAGGTGACCTGGGGCACCAACCCGGGTCAGGTCATTTCCGTTAACGACAATATCCCGGACCCGGCATCCTTTACCGATCCGGTCGAGCGCGCCAGTGCCGAAAAAGCGCTGGCCTATATGGGGCTGAAGCCCGGCGTGCCGTTGACCGATGTCACCATTGATAAAGTCTTTATCGGTTCCTGCACCAACTCCCGTATCGAGGATTTGCGTGCCGCCGCCGAGATTGCCAAAGGCCGCAAAGTGGCACCAGGCGTGCAGGCGCTGGTGGTACCTGGCTCCGGTCCGGTGAAAGCCCAGGCGGAAGCCGAAGGTCTGGATAAGATCTTTATCGAAGCGGGCTTCGAGTGGCGCCTGCCCGGCTGCTCCATGTGTCTGGCCATGAACAACGATCGCCTGAATCCGGGCGAGCGCTGCGCCTCCACCAGCAACCGTAACTTTGAAGGCCGTCAGGGCCGCGGTGGGCGCACCCATCTGGTCAGCCCGGCAATGGCCGCCGCTGCGGCAGTCACCGGCCATTTCGCCGATATTCGCAGCCTGAAATAAGGAGACAATCATGGCAGAGAAATTTACCCAACATACGGGCCGTGTTGTCCCGCTGGACGCCGCTAACGTCGACACTGACGCTATTATTCCAAAACAGTTTCTGCAGAAGGTGACACGTACCGGTTTCGGCGCACATCTGTTTAACGACTGGCGTTTCCTGGACGATAAGGGAGAAGTGCCTAATCCGGAATTCGTTCTGAACTTCCCGGAATATAAAGGCGCCTCCATTTTGCTGGCACGCGAAAACTTTGGCTGCGGCTCATCCCGTGAGCACGCGCCGTGGGCGCTCACCGACTACGGCTTCAAAGTGGTCATTGCCCCAAGCTTCGCGGATATTTTTTACGGTAACAGCTTCAATAACCAGCTGCTGCCCGTCACGCTGAGCGATGAACAGGTCGATGAATTGTTCGCGCTGGTTAAGGCGAATCCGGGCATTTCGTTTGAAGTGGATCTGGAAGCGGAAGTGGTGAAAGCCGGTGATAAGACCTACAGCTTCAGCATTGATGCCTTCCGCCGTCACTGCATGCTGAACGGTCTGGACAGCATTGGTTTAACTCTTCAGCACGAAGCGGCGATTGCCACTTACGAAAACAAACAACCCGCATTTATGAAATAATCCTCCGGCCTGCAGTCCATTCTGCAGGCCGCGTTTTATCCCGATATCCGCCTCCTTCTGTAAATACTTCCCAAACCCAGCCAATAATGACGTTATATTTAATGTCAATTTAATGTTTCCTGCGCAGAATAACCGCTCAATCAGCTGGCAGCGGAAATAATCATGGAAAAGAAAAATGGCAATGAGTCTCATATCCGTTCTCGGGAAATACATAAATGCACATTAGTAAGCGTGATAATAAATAGTTTACTCACCGCCTTTCAGATAGTTGCAGGAATATTCTCCGGCTCACAGGGTTTAATTGCTGATGGGATTCATTCTCTTTCCGATTTATCCTCCGACTTTGTCGTTCTGGTTGCGAATAAAAAGAGTCAGAAAGCTTCTGATATCGATCATCATTACGGTCATCTGCGTTTCGAAAACGGTGCAAAGCTCATTATTGGCGCTATTCTGCTGCTTGTGGGGGTCGGGATGCTCTGGTCCGCAGGCAATAAACTGCTTCACCCCGAGACGCATCAGCTGGTGAAAGGGGCCGCGTTGTGGGTGGCGATTCTGGCGCTGGTGGTAAAGGAAAGCTTGTTCAGATACATGTTTGCCACGGGAAAACGTATTCAGTCCTCGCTGCTGATAGCCAATGCCTGGCATGCCCGTTCTGACGCAGCGTCGTCAGTGGTTGTCGCCATCGGCATTGCCGGGAATTTAGTGGGCTTTCACGCGATGGACCTCATTGCGGCCCTGATTGTCGGAGTATTCATCGCCCACATGGGTTACAAATTTTCTGCCGATGCCCTGCACGATCTGATGGACCGTTCGCTTGAGCCCGAGCTGGAGCACGACATCAAAACGTGTCTTCTCGCAACCGAGGGCGTCACCGGACTCCATGATTTAAAAACCCGCAAGATGGGTGATTTAGCTCTTGTCGATGTTCATCTGGAAGTAAACGGCGAATTAAGCGTAAAAGAAGGACATCAGATTGCCGTTAATGCCAGAAATAATGTGATGCAAAAATTCAATGTGCTGAACGTGATGACGCATATTGATCCATCCCACTAATCGAAACGCATAAATACAGTGTGACGCAACCGATCGTTAAGGTTTCGTTAATTAATCTGCGTCACACTGCATCGTATCAGCACTCTCATTATTGAGGTAAAAAGCGATGAACCCAACATTACGCGATACGCTTCCCCATAAAGAAACGCCTTTTCTTCGAATACTGCACATTCTCGTGGCCGTACTGGTCCTGGCCCAGATTATCAATTCTAATTTCACCGAAAGTGAAGCCCTCCACGAATCAGGGCTGAACGGAATCGTCACCTGGATCCATGTTATCTCCGGATTTGGTTTAATTTTTTGTGGGATTGCCATGATGGCATGGATGTTAACCCAGCGCGGATTTAAGTATTACTTCGCCTGGCTGGCGCTGGATTTTCGCGGAATTGTTGGCGATATTCGCACCCTCGCGCAGCGTCAGCTTCCTGACGCGCATGCCGGCGGTATGGCGGCAACGGTGCAAGGTCTGGGCGTGCTGGCGCTGCTGGGCGTTGCACTCTGCGGCGCGGCCTGGTTCGTGCTGAACGCCACGCTCGGGCCGGTTTCGTCCGTCACGGAATCCGTCTTAGATTTGCATAAATTCCTGACGGTCTTTATTGAGACATATTTCTGGGCACACGGCTTCATGGGCCTCGTTCATATGTACCTGACGCTACGCGCGCAGCGTAAATATCAGTATTCAGAATAAAACGGTTCGCAGGGCCCGGCGTTCCCGGGCTCCGTTTCGTTCATCCGATCACACGTCTTTTACGCGGCAGGTCAGCAGGAGCGTCACGACGGATAGCGCCGCAATCATCCAGTAGACAGACGCATGCCCATAGCTTTGCGCCAGCGCCCCCTGAATAACGCCCGCCAGAATCACCCCGGTTGAAATGCTGTTGGTAAAAAGCGTGGTCGCCGAGCCGGCACGACCGGGCATGAGATCCTGAAACCAGAGCATGCCGATCCCGGCAACAATCCCAATAAACACGGCGTTAAACAGCTGCAGCGCCAGCAACGCTTCCCGCGAATGGAAAAGGATCAGCCCCGCGTAGAACAGCACCCCGGCCGCCACGGCGACGATCATCATCCTGCGCTTTCCAAACCGCTTAACGTAGTAACCCGCCAGAATCATTGCCGGGATTTCCAGCCCGGCGGCAGTTCCCATCAAGATCCCCGCAAGCTTGTCCGGAAGGCCCAGATCGCTGCTGATCCACAGCGGCATATCGATGATGTACATGGTGTTGCAGGTCCACATCAGCGTGGAGGCAATAAACAGCATGCGGACGTTTTTGTCCTGCCAGCCGCTCACCTCGGTGACAGGTTTATCCGTCGTCTGTTCGACGCGCGCCACGGACGGCAGCGCGAAGGCAACCAGCACCAGGCTGATGACAAAAATCCCGGCGGCGATGGAAAACATGGTGGTAAAGCCGTAGTTCAAAGCCAGCATGAAGGCCAGCGGCGGGCCAATGACCCACGCAAGCGAAAGCTGGGCGCGCATCACCGAGCTGAACATCACCACTTCACGCGCCGAGTTATCCGCATATTCACGGGCCAGCGCGAACAGCTGCGGCATGGCGGTGTTCGCCAGCGACGCCAGCAGCACGCCGCAGGTAATGAGCGTCAGATAATGACGGTTGAAGGCAAAGAGCAGCGCGTTACCCACGGCCATGGCGCAGCAAAAGAGGATCAGCCTGCGGCGATCGCCCTGGCTGTCCGATCGTTTCGCCAGCGCGAGGCTGACCAGGATCCCGGCAATGGCGTTGACGGTATAAAACAGGCCGACCCAAAACGGCTGCGCCCCCACCTCGCGGCTGAGAAACAGGCTCAGCGTCGGCGCCTGCAGCGCCCCCGCCACGCCCATCATAAAGGCCACCAGCATAAAAGCGGCATACACGCCGTTCAGGCGTCGCCCCATCGTCATCAACCACAGCATGCGCAAGTCCTTGTGAAAGCGAATCGAAATTGGGTGAATAGTAAACGAAAAAAGCCAGCAAAAACATTTTGCTGGCGGGTGATAAGCACCAATACTCAGTCACACATGATCGAGGCGAGTTAGCGGGAAGAGGTCGGGGCTGTAACGTCCCACTGCATCAATTCTTCTAACGTTTTCAGCCGTTGCTCTGCACACCGGCGGGCCAGCCAGGACGATCCCTTTGTCGCTGAAAAGTACTGCTGATAAAACTGACGTGCGGTAGACCTCTTCATAATTTACCTCCTCGCTTCATCGAGGAGAATTATTGGCCTAATATAGGGATAAATAAATTGCTGGTTTTTTGTCAGGAGTTCCCCTTTTATGCCTTCCGGTCGTCTGCAACAACAGTTTATCCGCCTCTGGCAGTGCTGCGAGGGGCAATCGCAGGAGACCACGCTCAACGAGCTGGCTGACCTGCTTAGCTGCTCCCGCCGCCATATGCGCACGCTGCTCAACACCATGCAGCAGCAGGGTTGGTTAAGCTGGGAAGCGGAGGCGGGACGCGGCAAACGCTCGCGGCTGACTTTCCTCTATACCGGGCTGGCGCTGCAGCAGCAGCGTGCGGAAGACCTGCTGGAGCAGGACCGCATCGATCAGCTGGTACAGCTGGTGGGCGACAAAGCCGCCGTGCGCCAGATGCTGGTTTCCCATCTCGGGCGCAGCTTTCGTCAGGGCCGACACATTCTGCGGGTGCTCTACTACCGTCCGATGAAAAATCTTTTGCCCGGCACGGCTTTACGCCGCTCAGAAACTCATATGGCCCGGCAAATCTTCAGCGGCCTGACGCGCATAAATGAGGAAAACGGGGAACTGGAAGCGGATATCGCGCACCACTGGCAGCAGCTTTCCCCGCGCCACTGGCGCTTCTTCTTACGCCCCGGCATCCACTTTCACCACGGCCGCGAGCTGGAAATGCACGACGTCATCGCCTCTCTGGAACGTGCCCGCAAGCTCCCGCTCTACTCGCATATCTCCCGCGTCCACTCGCCCACGGCCTGGACCCTGGATATTGAGCTGTCGCAGCAGGATAAATGGCTTCCCTGGCTGCTGGGCTACGTGCCGTCGATGATTTTGCCCGGCGAGTGGGAATCAATGAACAACTTTGCCAGCCTGCCGATTGGCACCGGGCCCTATTCCGTGTCCCGCAATAACAGCCATCAGCTGAAAATCCGCGCGTTCGATGACTACTTTGGCTATCGGGCGCTGATCGACGAAGTGAACGTCTGGGTATTACCGGATCTCAATGAAGACCTGAGCTGCGGGCTAACGCTTGAAGGCCCCACCACGGGAGAAAAGGCCGTGGAGAGTCGCCTCGAGGAGGGATGTTACTATCTCCTGTTTGACCGCCGCACCCACCGTGGGGCAAACCAGGCCGTTCGCAAGTGGATCAGCCACGTTTTGTCCCCTTCCAATCTGATTTACCATGCGGAAGAGCAGTACCAGACATACTGGTTCCCGGCGTACGGCCTGCTGCCGCGCTGGCACCACGCCCGCCCGGTGCACTGCGACAAACCCGCAGGGCTGGAGTCCATCACCCTGACCTACTACCGCGAGCACGTGGAGCATCGTTTTATCGCCAGAATCATGACCCGGCTGCTGGCAGCCAAGGGGGTCAGGTTAGAGGTCAGGGAAGTGGACTATGACGAATGGCATCAGGGGGAGATCACCAGTGATATCTGGCTCAACAGCGCCAACTTTACCCTGCCGCTCGATTTTTCCCTTTTCTCGCATCTGTATGAAGTCCCGCTGATCCAGCACTGCATCGACCGTGACTGGCAGCAGGACGCCGCCCTGTGGCGCGCGGGCGAAATGAATCTTGCAGCGTGGTGCCAGCAGCTGATGGCCGAGCAGGCGATCGTACCGCTGATCCATCACTGGCTGATGATCCAGGGCCAGCGCAGCATGCGCGGCCTGCGGATGAATACCCTGGGCTGGTTTGATTTTAAATCCGCCTGGTTTGCGCCGCCGGAGCCATAACGCTTTCGTAATATTCACCAAATCATTACAATAGCGCCGTTCTCAACGGGGTGCTGCATCACAGATGTGCGCTGAGATAATACCCGTCGAACCTGATCCGGATAACGCCGGCGAAGGGATTTGAGGCTGTCGCTCAAAATCCTTTGCCACTCAACTTTGAGGTGCAAAGTGTTAAAAAAAGTTCTTCCCCTGCTGGCGCTGTTTGCGCTGCCTGCTTTTGCCAAGCCCGTCCTGACGGTCTACACCTATGACTCCTTCTCTGCCGACTGGGGCCCTGGCCCTGTGGTCAAAAAAGCCTTCGAAGCGGACTGTAACTGCGAGCTGAAGTTCGTGGCGCTGGAAGATGGCGTTTCTCTGCTCAACCGTCTGCGCATGGAAGGGAAAAACAGCAAGGCCGACGTGGTGCTCGGGCTGGATAACAACCTGCTGGAAGCCGCCTCGCAAACCAAACTGTTTGCCAAAAGCGGCGTAGCGGCAGATGCCGTTAACGTGCCGGGCGGCTGGAAAAACGACACCTTTGTGCCGTTCGACTACGGCTACTTTGCTTTTGTTTACGACAAAAATAAGCTGAAAAACCCGCCGAAGAGCCTGAAAGAGCTGGTCGAAAGTGACCAGAAATGGCGCGTGATTTATGAAGATCCGCGCACCAGCACGCCGGGCCTGGGCCTGCTGCTGTGGATGCAAAAGGTCTACGGGGATAAAGCGCCGGAAGCGTGGCAGAAACTAGCCGCCAAAACCGTCACCGTGACCAAGGGCTGGAGCGAAGCCTATGGCCTGTTCCTGAAAGGTGAAAGCGACCTGGTGCTGAGCTATACCACCTCTCCGGCCTACCACATTATCGCCGAGAAGAAAGATAACTATGCTGCGGCTAATTTTGCTGAAGGGCACTATCTGCAGGTGGAAGTCGCCGCGCGTACCGCCGCCAGCAAACAGCCGGAGCTGGCCGAGAAGTTCCTGAAGTTTATGGTTTCACCGGGGTTCCAGAATGCCATCCCGGCTGGTAACTGGATGTATCCGGTCACTAACGTTACCCTGCCCGCAGGTTTCGAGCAGTTGACCAAACCAAACACCTCGCTGGAGTTTTCGCCGCAGCAGGTCGCCGCGCAGCGTGCAGCATGGGTAAGTGAATGGCAACGCGCCGTCAGCCGTTGATTCCCGGCTGGTTACTTCCCGGGCTGCTCGCCGCCACAGTGATGGTGGTGGTCAGCCTGGGGGCTTTTCTTGCACTGTGGTTCAACGCGCCAGAGAGCGACCTGCTCGCCCTCTGGCACGACAGCTACCTCTGGCACGTTATCCGGTTCTCCTTCTGGCAGGCGTCTCTCTCAGCCCTGCTGTCGGTGCTCCCGGCTATTTTTCTTGCGCGCGCCCTGTATCGGCGGCGTTTTCCCGGCAGGCTGGCACTGCTGCGCCTGTGCGCCATGACGCTGATCCTGCCCGTGCTGGTGGCGGTATTTGGTATTCTGAGCGTTTACGGTCGCCAGGGCTGGCTGGCTTCGCTGTGCGGCCAGCTTGGTCTGGAATGGTCATTCTCTCCTTACGGCCTGCGGGGCATTCTGCTGGCGCACGTGTTTTTCAATATGCCGATGGCAACGCGCCTCTTTTTGCAGGCGCTGGAGAATATTCCCGGCGAACAGCGCCAGATTGCTGCCCAGCTCGGCATGCGCGGCGTGTCGTTCTTCCGCTTTGTCGAATGGCCGTGGCTGCGCCGCCAGATCCCGCCCGTCGCGGCGTTAATCTTCATGCTCTGCTTTGCCAGCTTTGCCACCGTGCTGTCGCTCGGCGGCGGGCCGCAGGCCACCACCATTGAGCTGGCGATTTACCAGGCGCTGAGTTACGACTACGATCCCGGTCGCGCCGCGCTGCTGGCGATGGTGCAGATGGCGTGCTGCCTTGTGCTGGTGCTGTTGAGCCAGCGGCTGAGTAAAGCCATTCCCCCTGGCAGCAATCAAATAACCGGCTGGCGCGATCCGCAGGACAGCCTGCACAGTCGCGTCACCGATTTTATCCTGATCGCGCTGGCGCTTCTGCTACTGCTGCCGCCGCTGATGGCCGTTATCGTTGACGGACTGAACCTCAATCTCATCTCCGTCCTGCAACAGCCCGTCCTCTGGCAGGCGACCTGGACCTCGCTGCGTATCGCGCTGGCGGCAGGGTTACTGTGCGTCATGCTGACCATGATGCTGCTGTGGAGCAGCCGCGAACTCTACGCGCGGCAGGCCCAAAAGGCCGGACAGGCGCTGGAGCTGACGGGCATGCTGATTCTGGCGATGCCGGGCATCGTGCTGGCGACGGGCTTCTTTTTACTGTTCAACAGCACCGTCGGCCTGCCGGAAAGGGCCGATGGCATCGTGATTTTCACCAACGCCCTGATGGCCATTCCCTACGCGCTCAAAGTGCTGGAAAATCCGATGCGCGACGTCAACAGCCGCTACGGTTTGCTGTGCCAGTCGCTGGGCATGCAGGGCTGGCAGCGGCTGAAGGTGGTCGAGCTCCGCGCGCTAAAACGCCCGCTGGCGCAGGCGCTGGCGTTTGCCTGCGTGTTGTCGATTGGGGATTTTGGCGTGGTGGCTCTCTTTGGCAATGACGATTTCCGCACGCTGCCATACTGGCTCTATCAGCAGATCGGCTCTTATCGCAGTCAGGACGGCGCGGTCACCGCGCTGTTACTGCTGCTGCTGTGCTTTGCCTTATTTACCGTTATCGAAAAACTTCCGGGGCGTGATGTTAAAACTGACTGATGTAACCTGGCTTTACCAGCATCTGCCGATGCGCTTCACGCTCTCCGTGCGTCAGGGGGAGACGATCGCCGTACTTGGCCCAAGCGGCGCGGGAAAAAGCACGCTGCTTAATCTGATTGCGGGTTTTCTGCAGCCGGCAAGCGGCGCGATCGTCATTAACAATCAAGACCATACCCACACGCCGCCCGCAAAACGTCCTGTCTCAATGCTGTTTCAGGAAAACAACCTGTTTACCCACCTGACGGTGCGGCAAAACATCGCGCTGGGAATGCATCCGGGACTCAGGCTGAACGATGCCCAGCGCCAGAAGCTGGAGATCATTGCCGCCCAGATGGGGATCAACGAGTTCATCGACAGGCTGCCGGGCGAGCTTTCCGGCGGTCAGCGTCAGCGCGTAGCGCTGGCGCGATGTCTGGTGCGCGAGCAGCCGATCCTGCTGCTGGATGAGCCGTTCTCGGCGCTCGATCCCGCACTGCGCCAGGAGATGCTGGCGCTGGTGCAGGACGTCTGCCAGCGCCAGCAGCTGACGATGCTGATGGTGTCGCACAGTATTGAGGATGCCGCACGGATTGCGCCGCGATCGGTGGTGATTGCCGAAGGGCGTATTTTGTGGGATGGAAAAACAGAAGAACTGTTGAGTGGTAAGGCGGGGGCGTCTTCACTGTTGGGAATTCGTGCCGTCAGATGCCCTCACCCTGGCCCTCTCCCACGGGGAGAGGGGAAAAGTCCTTAACGGCTCACCACTTTTAATAAAATCTCGCCGTACACCGGCATCAGCGGGTGACGAATCAGCGCGACCAGGGCGACCACGGCCACACCCAGCGTCAGCGGGGCCAGCCACAAAAGGCGAGAGCGCGGAAGATAGCGTGTCAGGCGATCGACGCTGGCTTTCCCGCTGCGCCACAGCCGCCAGCAGAGCCATGCCGCCAGCCACAACAGCACAGCCGTGCCCAGCAGCAGCCACTTAAACTCACCGCTTTGCATACCGTCAGGAATATCGATGGCAGCGCCCGCGAGGATCCCCGGCAGGAAGTAGAACGGCGGCCAGAAGACGCAGCCGATAATGTTCGGCACCACGAATTTCGCGACAGGCAGATCCAGCATCCCCGCCACCATCGGCACCAGCGGACGCGTTGGCCCGACAAAGCGGCCGACGAGGATGGTGAACATGCTGTGCTGATGCAGCGCATGCTCGGTTTTATCCAGCAGGGC encodes the following:
- the leuB gene encoding 3-isopropylmalate dehydrogenase, whose translation is MSKNYHIAVLPGDGIGPEVMAQALKVLEAVRARFAMKITTSHYDVGGIAIDNHGTPLPKATVEGCENADAVLFGSVGGPKWEHLPPAEQPERGALLPLRKHFKLFSNLRPAKLYQGLEEFCPLRADIAANGFDILCVRELTGGIYFGQPKGREGSGQHEKAFDTEVYHRFEIERIAHIAFESARKRRHKVTSIDKANVLQSSILWREIVSEVAKQYPDVALSHMYIDNATMQLIKDPSQFDVLLCSNLFGDILSDECAMITGSMGMLPSASLNEEGFGLYEPAGGSAPDIAGKNIANPIAQILSLALLLRYSLDAGEAATAIENAINRALEEGVRTGDLARGTAAVSTDEMGDIIARYVAEGV
- the leuC gene encoding 3-isopropylmalate dehydratase large subunit, with amino-acid sequence MAKTLYEKLFDAHVVYEAPNETPLLYIDRHLVHEVTSPQAFDGLRAHKRPVRQPGKTFATMDHNVSTQTKDINASGEMARIQMQELIKNCNEFGVELYDLNHPYQGIVHVMGPEQGITLPGMTIVCGDSHTATHGAFGALAFGIGTSEVEHVLATQTLKQGRAKTMKIEVKGKAAPGITAKDIVLAIIGKTGSAGGTGHVVEFCGEAIQALSMEGRMTLCNMAIEMGAKAGLVAPDETTFNYVKGRLHAPKGQDFDDAVAYWKTLKTDDGATFDTVVTLQAEEIAPQVTWGTNPGQVISVNDNIPDPASFTDPVERASAEKALAYMGLKPGVPLTDVTIDKVFIGSCTNSRIEDLRAAAEIAKGRKVAPGVQALVVPGSGPVKAQAEAEGLDKIFIEAGFEWRLPGCSMCLAMNNDRLNPGERCASTSNRNFEGRQGRGGRTHLVSPAMAAAAAVTGHFADIRSLK
- the leuD gene encoding 3-isopropylmalate dehydratase small subunit, which produces MAEKFTQHTGRVVPLDAANVDTDAIIPKQFLQKVTRTGFGAHLFNDWRFLDDKGEVPNPEFVLNFPEYKGASILLARENFGCGSSREHAPWALTDYGFKVVIAPSFADIFYGNSFNNQLLPVTLSDEQVDELFALVKANPGISFEVDLEAEVVKAGDKTYSFSIDAFRRHCMLNGLDSIGLTLQHEAAIATYENKQPAFMK
- a CDS encoding cation diffusion facilitator family transporter yields the protein MEKKNGNESHIRSREIHKCTLVSVIINSLLTAFQIVAGIFSGSQGLIADGIHSLSDLSSDFVVLVANKKSQKASDIDHHYGHLRFENGAKLIIGAILLLVGVGMLWSAGNKLLHPETHQLVKGAALWVAILALVVKESLFRYMFATGKRIQSSLLIANAWHARSDAASSVVVAIGIAGNLVGFHAMDLIAALIVGVFIAHMGYKFSADALHDLMDRSLEPELEHDIKTCLLATEGVTGLHDLKTRKMGDLALVDVHLEVNGELSVKEGHQIAVNARNNVMQKFNVLNVMTHIDPSH
- a CDS encoding cytochrome b/b6 domain-containing protein, producing MNPTLRDTLPHKETPFLRILHILVAVLVLAQIINSNFTESEALHESGLNGIVTWIHVISGFGLIFCGIAMMAWMLTQRGFKYYFAWLALDFRGIVGDIRTLAQRQLPDAHAGGMAATVQGLGVLALLGVALCGAAWFVLNATLGPVSSVTESVLDLHKFLTVFIETYFWAHGFMGLVHMYLTLRAQRKYQYSE
- a CDS encoding sugar efflux transporter — translated: MLWLMTMGRRLNGVYAAFMLVAFMMGVAGALQAPTLSLFLSREVGAQPFWVGLFYTVNAIAGILVSLALAKRSDSQGDRRRLILFCCAMAVGNALLFAFNRHYLTLITCGVLLASLANTAMPQLFALAREYADNSAREVVMFSSVMRAQLSLAWVIGPPLAFMLALNYGFTTMFSIAAGIFVISLVLVAFALPSVARVEQTTDKPVTEVSGWQDKNVRMLFIASTLMWTCNTMYIIDMPLWISSDLGLPDKLAGILMGTAAGLEIPAMILAGYYVKRFGKRRMMIVAVAAGVLFYAGLILFHSREALLALQLFNAVFIGIVAGIGMLWFQDLMPGRAGSATTLFTNSISTGVILAGVIQGALAQSYGHASVYWMIAALSVVTLLLTCRVKDV
- the sgrT gene encoding glucose uptake inhibitor SgrT translates to MKRSTARQFYQQYFSATKGSSWLARRCAEQRLKTLEELMQWDVTAPTSSR
- the sgrR gene encoding HTH-type transcriptional regulator SgrR — encoded protein: MPSGRLQQQFIRLWQCCEGQSQETTLNELADLLSCSRRHMRTLLNTMQQQGWLSWEAEAGRGKRSRLTFLYTGLALQQQRAEDLLEQDRIDQLVQLVGDKAAVRQMLVSHLGRSFRQGRHILRVLYYRPMKNLLPGTALRRSETHMARQIFSGLTRINEENGELEADIAHHWQQLSPRHWRFFLRPGIHFHHGRELEMHDVIASLERARKLPLYSHISRVHSPTAWTLDIELSQQDKWLPWLLGYVPSMILPGEWESMNNFASLPIGTGPYSVSRNNSHQLKIRAFDDYFGYRALIDEVNVWVLPDLNEDLSCGLTLEGPTTGEKAVESRLEEGCYYLLFDRRTHRGANQAVRKWISHVLSPSNLIYHAEEQYQTYWFPAYGLLPRWHHARPVHCDKPAGLESITLTYYREHVEHRFIARIMTRLLAAKGVRLEVREVDYDEWHQGEITSDIWLNSANFTLPLDFSLFSHLYEVPLIQHCIDRDWQQDAALWRAGEMNLAAWCQQLMAEQAIVPLIHHWLMIQGQRSMRGLRMNTLGWFDFKSAWFAPPEP